The following coding sequences lie in one Alloacidobacterium dinghuense genomic window:
- a CDS encoding TetR/AcrR family transcriptional regulator, with translation MSRNVDSRVQDHGEQKEEKRRRAPDQRIRRTHARLGSALVSLIQEKSMDDVTVQEVLDRASIGRSTFYLHFRDKDDLLLSQFEQFLEMMSTALSVRKEESHRVVPVAEMFEHIGSQKKFYRMLEDSGRLDDFFELAEGYFARGIERRLKELKRLPKLPQRELTARTFALAGSLLSLLRWWMDRGTKESPATMDEMFHRMVWNGFQ, from the coding sequence ATGTCCAGAAATGTGGACTCCAGAGTTCAGGATCATGGCGAGCAGAAAGAAGAGAAGCGGCGACGCGCACCGGATCAGCGTATACGGCGTACGCATGCTCGGCTTGGCAGCGCTTTGGTCTCGTTGATTCAGGAGAAGTCAATGGATGATGTGACGGTACAGGAGGTGCTGGATCGCGCGTCGATTGGTCGGTCCACGTTTTATCTTCACTTCCGCGACAAGGATGATTTGCTGCTCAGCCAGTTTGAACAGTTTTTGGAAATGATGAGCACAGCGCTCAGTGTGCGCAAGGAAGAATCACACCGGGTTGTGCCCGTGGCAGAGATGTTTGAGCACATTGGCAGTCAGAAGAAGTTTTATCGGATGCTGGAGGACTCGGGCCGACTCGACGACTTTTTCGAACTCGCGGAAGGATACTTTGCTCGCGGGATTGAGCGACGCCTCAAGGAATTGAAGCGGCTGCCGAAGCTTCCGCAGCGTGAATTGACTGCCCGCACTTTTGCGCTGGCCGGGAGTTTGCTGTCGCTGTTGCGATGGTGGATGGATCGCGGCACGAAAGAATCGCCTGCGACCATGGATGAGATGTTCCACCGGATGGTCTGGAACGGGTTTCAATAG